From the genome of Corallococcus macrosporus DSM 14697:
CCCGCGCGCCGGTACAGCAGCGCCACGGAAGAAGGCCGGGCCTCCACCGGGCTGTGGGTCAGGTCCAGGCCCAGGCCCAGACCGGGGAGACGCTCACTCATGATTCCACCGCCTGGCCGAGGACCCGGCCCATCAAGTCGTGCGCCCTGTCCGCCTGGTCCGGCCGGACATAGAGCCGGACGAGCCGCACCGCGCCACTGTAGCGTTGATACAGCGGCGTGTAGCGCGCCACCTCCGTCAGCCGGCCGGTGGAGGCGTCGATGATGTACAGGCTCGGCCCCCGGCCGGACGGCCCGGAGGTGTACTTGCTGAGCACGTTCTGGGACTCGACGACGTAGTGGTCGAACTTGTGGGACACCAGCGCGCTGCGCAGCACGTCCAAGTCGTAGCCCGTGTCCCGCTCGGTGAACTGCGCCAGCAGCTTGTAGCCCTGCCGCCGGCTGATGCGCTGGGCCCACGGGTTCTTGGAGCGGCGCAGCGTGTACCAGAGCGCCGAGTCGTCACAGAGCAGGAACTCCTCCGGGTCCGCGGGAATCTCGAACTCGCCGGGCGACTCCTCGTAGTAGCGCCGCAGCATGTAGTCGAAGTTCACCGACGTGTGGTGCAGGTAGACCGACACGAACATGTGGTAGCGGCTGAGGAGGAAGTCCTCGAAGGCGAAGGCCGCCGCTCGGCTGAGCGCGAGGTACGCGCACCCGTCCTTCAACGCGGGGTTGAGGTTGCTGACAATCCAATCCATGTCGTACCGGCCGTAGTTGACCCCTGTATAGAAGGAGTCGCGCAGCAGGTAGTCCATGCGGTCCGCGTCCAGCTCACCGGAGACGATGGCGCGCAGCAGCGGCGTCCAGTCCACGCCCTGGTGGGTGAAGCCCGGGTCCTTCGGCGGCTTCGCCCCCGTCACCAGCGCCACCGCCGCCATGGGCGTAATCCCCAGGTCGCCGAAGTGCTTCTCGATGATGGGCGTCAGGGAGCTGTCGAGCAGGATCTTCGCGGTATAGTCCTCGTGCGTGGCCAGCTCCCCCTCGGCCGTGCCGTCCAGCCAGGATGGCAGGCGCAGGAGCGAGCGCTTCGGGGCGATGCGCTCCGAGGCATGGGACAGGGGCATGTGCCCCAGGTCATGGCAGAGCACCGCCAGCCGCACCGCCGCGCAGAAGCGCTCCCGCACGTCCTCCGGCAGCGACGAGCGCGCGGCCACCGCGCCGAACACCCGCGAGGCGACATGCATGGCGCCCAGGGAGTGGATGTGCCGCGTGTGCGTGGCCCCCGGAAAGGCCAGGTCCCCGAAGCCGAGCTGCCGGACATAGCGCAGCCGCTGGTAGTGGCGGCTGTCGATGACGGCCTTCTCGGGGTCGCTGACCGGGATGGTGCCGTGGATGGGGTCACGGATGCGCATGATTCCCTTTCCATACTCCTGGATACCCCCTCGGGACGTCATCAAACGTACCGCGAACCTCTCCGGGGGGCAGCCGGCCTCACGTGCGGACTGTGATGGAGGCAGGGGACGTGGTAACCCTCCGCCACCACCGAATGCACATCATCCTGCTGCACAACCGCGACCACGACCTCCTCGAGGACGACCCTGGGCGGGAGGCCCGGGAGGATGTGGTCCGCGTCGTCTCCTCGCTGGCGGACGCCCTCAACCAGGGCGACACCCTGGCCGAGCCGCTCGCCATCGAAGGGGACCGGCTCGACTTCGTGGACACGCTGCGCCGGCGCCAGCCGGACCTGGTCGTCAACCTCTGCGAGTCCCTGGCGGCCGACAGCCGCGGGGAGATGGCGGTGCCCTGCCTGCTGGACGCGCTGGGGCTGGCCTATACGGGCTCGTCCGCGCTGTCCCTGGGCCTGGCCCTGCACAAGCCCAAGGCGAAGGAGGTCCTCACCGCGCGCGGCGTGTCCACCCCGCCCTTCCGCGTGGTGGAGCGCCTGGAGGACGCGCTGGCGGTGGACCTGCCCTGGCCCCTCATCGTCAAGCCCGCGCGCGAGGACGCCAGCATGGGCGTGACGTCGGAGTCCGTGGTGCACGAGCGCGCCGCCCTGGTCCGCGCCTGTGACGCGGTGCTCCGCGAGTTCCATCAGCCCGCCCTGGTGGAGCAGTTCATCCCCGGGCGTGAAATCTATGTGCCGCTGCTCGGCAACCAGCCGCGCCGGGCGCTGCCCCTGACGGAAATCGTCTTCGGCCGTACGTTCGAGGACAGACCCAACATCGTCTCCTACAACGCGAAGTGGGAGGCGGCGTCGGCGGAGTACCGGGACACCACCAGCGGATTGTGCCGGCTGGACGCGAACCTGGAGTCCCGTTGCGTGCAGGTTGCGCTGGAAGCCTTTGCAGCACTGGACTGTCAGGACTATGGACGGGTCGACCTCCGGGTGTCTCCGGAGGGCGTGCCCTACGTCATCGACATCAACCCCAACTGTGACCTCCACCCGAGCGCGGGGTTCGCCAAGGCCGCCCTGGCCGCCGGCATGGACTACCCGGCCCTGGCGTCCCGGCTCGTGGAGGTCGCGCTCGAGAGAGCACATGGACATCCGTCCCATCGAAGAAAAGGACCGGGCGCCGATCGCCGCGCTGATTCGAAAGATCGAAACCTTCTCGCCGCAGGAGGTTGAGGTCGCCACCGACCTGGCGAACACCACGCTCACGCCGGGCAACACGGACTACGCCATCATCGTCGCGGACCGGGACGGCGAGCTGGTGGGCTACATCTGCTACGGCCCCACGCCGATGACGGAGGACACCTACGACTTGTATTGGATTGCGTCCTCACCGGAAGTTCGCGGCCAGGGCGTAGGCGCGGCGCTGGTGTCCGCCATGGAGGGTGACTTGCGCCGCCGCAACGGGCGCCTCATCCGCGTGGAGACGAGCGCCACCGAGGCCTACGGCCCCACGCGCGGCTTCTATGCCTCCATGAAGTACGGCGAGGAGGCCCGCATCCGGGATTTCTACAAGGTGGGGGACGACCTCATCATCCTCACCAAGCGGCTGTAGTCCGCGCTCCGCCGGGCCGGGCGGGTGAAGACAAGAGCCCCTTCCCTCGTTAGAAGGGGCACGATGACTCGCACGCACCGACCGACCTTGCTGCCCCTCGTGTCCCTGTGCGCCCTGCTGGTGGGCGCACCGTCCGCGCTCGCGAGGGCGCCCGCCCCCGCGGCCAGGGCCACCGCCGCGCGGGCCGCCGTCTCGGACGTGGTGAAGGCCGCCCGTCCCAAGGGCGGCGAGTACTTCGGCCTCTACCTCATGGACAAGAAGGTCGGCTGGCTCTTCACCGACCTGGAGCTGCTGCCGGGGGAGCCCGCGCGGGTGAAGACGACCAACCAGCTCGTCTTCAAGGCCATGGTGGGCTCGCGCGTGTCGGAGCGCATGCACCACGAGGAGCGCTTCTACGAAGCGAAGCCCGGCGGAAAGCTGCTCTCCTTCGTGGTGAAGCAGACGGGGGACGGCGGCACGCAGACGCTGGAGGGCACCGCCACCGCGGACGGCTTCCAGGTGGTGCGCAAGCGGCCGAACCTCGCCGACGAGACGCTGCCCAGGCTGCCCCCCGCGAAGGAGCGCGTGGAGGACGCGGACCCGCCGCGCGTGGCGCTGCTGCGCAAGGCGAAGGTGACGGGCACCTCGCTGGACGGAATGGACCTGGAGTCCTACGGCATCACCACCACCGTGCAGCCCGAGGAGCAGCGGGTCATCAACGGCGTGAAGGTGAAGCTGGGCAAGGCCGTCACCGTCTCCGAGAAGGAGAAGGTCCCCGTCACCTCCTACGTCACCCAGCGCGGGGAGATGGTGCTGGTGGACTACGGCACGACGATGCAGGCCCGGAAGGAGACGGAAGCCATCGCGAAGCGGCTGGACCTGGTGGAGGTGTTCGGCCTCACCCGCGTGGTGCTCCCCAAGCCGCTGCCGGACTCCGCGCGCACGGTGCCCGGCCACGTCACCCTGGTGGTGAAGGGCCTGCCGGCGAAGTTCCAGGAGCAGACGTACCGGCAGCGGTTCAAGCCCCTGCCGGACGGCAGCGTGGAGGTGACGCTGTCCGCCGCCGCGCCCAGGACGCGCAAGCCCCTGCCGCTGAAGGACCCGGAGGGCGGGGAGAACCTCAAGTCCACCCTGATGGTGGAGAGCGACGCGCCCGCCATCCGCGCGCTGGCGAAGCAGCTCGTGGGGACGGAGAAGGACGCGTACCGCATCGCCCAGAAGGTGAACGCCTGGGTGTACGCCAACCTGGAGAAGGACTACGGCGCCAGCGCGGACCGGGCCACCGACGTGCTGCGCCAGAAGAAGGGCGACTGCACGGAGCACTCGCTGTTGTCGGTGGCGCTGCTGCGCGCGGCGGGGGTGCCCGCCCGGCGCGTGGACGGCGTCATCTACATGGTGAACCAGGACGGCGTGCCCGCCTACTACTGGCACGAATGGGTGGAGGCCTTCGTGGGCGAGTGGACCCAGTTGGACCCCACCTTCAACCAGCCGGTGGCGGACGCCACGCACTTCGCCTTCGGCAAGGAAGGCAACGCCGAAATCACGCCGCTCATCGGCGCGCTGAAGGTGACGGCCGTCAAGTGAGGCCGTCCCCACCGGCCCCTGTCTTCAGGGGCCGGTGAGCGCCGCCAGCCGCTGGGCCAGCACGTCCGGCTCGGTGACGGGCAGCTCGCAGACGAAGCCCCGGCACAGGTAGGCGGCGGCGCGGCCCTTCACCGGCTCCCGGCCCTCGAAGGTGGCCTGCAGCAGCGCGGGCACCGGCTGCCCCGGCGCCTTCCACGACAAGGCCACGGTGGGCGCGAAGGCGTGGTCCACGGCGGCGCACAGCGGCGCCACGTCGTCGGAGGCGCCCGCCACGGTGACGGCCGCCGCGCCCTCCAGCAGCGCGTCCGCGGCCAGCCCCAGGTAGCCATAGCCCATGGCGTTGCGCACCAGCCCCTCGCGCATCCGCGCCACGTAGCGCTCCGGCAGCTCCAGGTGCTGCTTGTCCCCGGTGAGCGCCGCCAGCTCCACCTGCGCCTCCGTCATCGTGGACGCGCCGGACGGGGAGGCGTTGTCGAAGAGGCCATACGTCGCCACCACCAGGTCCTTCTGTCCCCGGGGCGCCGTGAGGTACGCCGCCTTCTCCGCGTCCCAGAAGAGCGCCACGGCCCTGCGCACCAGCGCGTCCGCCGCCTCCAGGTACTTCACGTCGAAGGTGGCCTGGTAGAGCGCGGTGAGGCCCGAGGCCAGGTCGCCGTAGTCCTCCAGGAAGCCGTCGATGCGCGCCTGCCCTTCCTGGTACGAGCGCGCCAGCCGCGTGCCGTCCCACGCCTTCGCCAGCACGAAGTCCGCGGCCTCCGCCGCCCAGGTCGCCCATTCGGGCCGCTCGAAGACGCGCGCGGCCAGCGCGAGCCCGCGAATCATCAGCCCGTTCCACCCCGACAGCAGCTTGTCGTCCCGGCCCGGCTTCACCCGCCGCTCCCGCGCCTCGAAGAGCGTCTGGCGCGCGGCGGCCAGCTCGCGCGCCACCGCGTCCTCGGACAGCCCGCGCTCGCGCGCCAGCTCCGCCACCGGCACCACCACCTCCAGCACCGTGGCGCCGTGCTCGAAGTTGCCCTCGGGCTTGATGCCGAAGTGGCGCAGCACCAGCTCCGCCTGGGCCTCCGGCAGCGCCGCGCGGACCTCCTCCGGACGCCAGACGAAGAACTTCCCCTCCTCGCCCTCGCTGTCCGCGTCCTGCGCCGCGTAGAAGCCGCCGCCCGCGTCGGTCATCTCGCGGCGCACGTACGCCACCGTCTCCTCCACCACCTTGCGCCACAGCGGACGCGGCTCCACCTGCTGCGCCTGCGCGTAGAGGTGCAGGAGCTGCGCGTTGTCGTAGAGCATCTTCTCGAAGTGGGGCACCCGCCAGCGCGCGTCCACCGAGTACCGGTGGAAGCCGCCGCCCAACTGGTCATAGATGCCGCCCAGCGCCATGCGCTCCAGCGTCAGGAACACCGCGTCCTTCAGGGGCGCGCCGCCGCCACGACGCCACGCCCGCAGCATCAGCGCGAAGTTCATCGGGTTGGGGAACTTGGGCGCGCCGCCAAAGCCACCGTGCGCCGGGTCCACCTGCTTCGCCATCCCCTGCCCCATGGCCACCACGTCCGCGGCCGTCAGCGCGGACGGCGCGGCGTCCAGGCCGTAGGTGGCCAGCTCCCCGAGCCCCTCCTCGAACTGCGCCGCCTGCCGCTGCACCTCGTCCTGCTTGTTCTCCCACGCGTCCCGCAGCGCGCCGAGCAGCCGCGGGAAGCCAGGGCGGCCATAGCGGTCCTGCGGCGGGAAGTAGGTGCCGCCGTAGAAGGGCTTCAAGTCGGGCGTGAGGAACACCGTGAGCGGCCAGCCGCCGCCCTGCCCCATGAGCTGCACCACGCCTTGATAAATCTGGTCCAGGTCCGGCCGCTCCTCGCGGTCCACCTTGATGTTGATGAAGCCCTCGTTCATCAGCCGGGCCGTCTCCGGCGACTCGAACGATTCGTGCGCCATGACGTGGCACCAGTGGCACGCCGAGTAGCCCACGGAGAGCAGGATGGGCTTGTTCTCCGCCTTCGCCCGCGCGAGCGCTTCCTCCCCCCAGGGGAACCAGTCCACGGGGTTGTGCGCGTGTTGACGCAGGTACGGTGAGGGCTCTCGGGCCAGCCGGTTGGAAGTGTCAGGTGACGCGGGGGGCGTGGCCATTGGCGGCTCCAGGAAAGGACCTGCGGTCGAGATACGAACCCGCGTGAAGGGGGGCAAGCCGAAAGCACGGGAGGGACGCTGGTCAACAGAGCGGCGGACGGGCCACGTCGCGAGCGTCGCTATCCCCACCGGCGATGACGCGCCCGGAACAGGCCGTCATACATGCCCAGGAAGAGGTGCCCACCCAGCGCCAGTCCCTGCTCAATCTCGACCGCCGCCCCGGCGTCCGTCCCATAGGGCGCGTCGAGCTGCTGGTAGAAGCCCTCCGCGTGTTGCTCGTCGAGGTCCGCGTGCGTGGGGTAGTGCACCACCTCGCCCGCCCCGAGCCAGCCGCGCGCGACGATGCCGCGCCCCAGCTCCAGGGAGATGCCGCTGAACAGGTCCTCGATGATGCCGAACACGGCCAGCCCGGTGAGCGGCCCCTCGAACGCGGAGATGCCCGTCAGCGCGACGTTGAAGGCACGCACCTCCGGCCACGGCACATGCTGCTCCACGCGGGCCGGGGCCACGCCCAGGCGCGAGAGGAGCAGCCGGAACGTGCGCTCATGCCCCTGCGCCAGCGCGCCGCGCCCGTGCTCGTCGAAGATGTTCTCCACCAGCGGCAACCGCTGGGCGGAAGTCGGCAGCCGGCTGGCGAGCATCGCCATGGGCCTGGGGAAGTGCGCCACCGCGGCGAGGAACTGGAGCTGCGTCTCGACGAAGTCCTCCCGCGAGAAGGAGCCCTCCCGCAGGGCGCGAAGATAGGGCAGCTCCAGCGCGCTCCACTCCGCCTTGAGACTGGCGATGTGCTGCCGCAGCTTCAGATTTCGGACGAGGGAAGGTGCACCCATGCTGGCGCTCGACTGGGAAAGGAGAGGTCCAGAGAATAGACGGTACACACCGAGTCCGGCGCGATACCCGCCGCTCGCAGCCAGTGGACATGGTCCTCCAGCCGCTCGTCGATGCTGAAGCAGGCCAGCGTCTCTCCGCCGAGCGCCGCCAGCTCCACACCGCAAGCACGAAGATACTCGCCCCAGCCGTGCGTCCAGGCCCCGGGAGGCGCCGCCAGATGGACCAGCGGCCATGGACGGCCCGTGGACAGACGCTGGAGGTCCTTGGCCCCCGCCGTGGAGCACCACCCGGCGCCCTCCAGCCGCCTGCCGGACGAAGGTCCCAGCCGGAGGCCCTCGCTCACGGGGCGCGGGGGGGCACGCCCTGTCTCCAGCGCCGCGAGCCGGGAAGGCGGGACGAAGTAGAGCGCGAGCCGGCTGGCCGGGCGCCCCATCCGCAGAGGATTCCAGCCCCGGGCAATGCGCATCACGTCGCCCCGGGCCCCGCGCATCGCCGCGCCGTAGAGGAAGCGAATCCTGCGCAGCGGCGGAATCAGGAAGAGGTGCTTGAGCCCTTGCAGCAGGAGCCTCGTGGAGAGCCCGGAGCCCCGCGCGGGCTTCGCCAGCTTGAGGTCGCAGATGTAGAGCGCGGCCACCGTGCGAGCCCCATGGCCCACCGGGCGAAGCACCCCCGTCACCGACCCCAGCAACGTGTCGCCCCGAAGCGCCAGCAGGAAGTACGCCTCTCCCATGGAGGAGAAGAACGGGTGGTAGCCGGCCCCATGGTCGATGAAGAAGTGGTCCGCCCCATCCGCGAGCGGGTAGAGGATGTCGCGCTCCAGCTTCCGCAGCCGCTCGACATAGGGCCCGAGCGTGTCGGGCCGGACAACGACGAAACGCACGTCACTCATGGGGCCTGGCGGGGCTGGCGGAAGCCGACCTCGATGCGCTCGTAGAACAAGCTCCGGTCCCTGGCCAGCAGCTCCGCGCCGAGCGCGTCATCGAAGGTGAAGGCGGGCTGGAAGAAGCGGCGGAGGTCCCGGCGGTTGTTGAGCTGGCGGAGGAGGATGGCGCATCCGGGCTTCGCCTCGCGCATGAGCACCGCCGCCCACTCCGCCACGAGCGCGTCCTCCGACCAGTCGAAGATGTTGGAGAGCGAGATGACGTCGAAGCGGCCCAGCCGCGGCACGTCCGGCAGCGAGCCCTGGATGAGCGACAGCGCCACGGGCGCCTCGGCCCGCAGATACTCCGGCGCGTCCTCACGCAGGTACCCGCCGAGCAGCACATGCTGGAGGAAGGGATTGCGAGGGGCATCCTGCCGCTGGAGGCCGCGCTCGAAGACGGCCTGGAAATAGCCCGGGTAGGAGCCGGGCTCCGCGTGCTGGGTCGCGGCGGGGCCGAACATCGCGTTCAGCAACGGCGCCGCCAGGGCCAGCTCGAAGGCCACGGGCCAGTAGGGCGACGCGAACCACCGGGCCAGCGCCGCCCGGCGCCGCGAGATGGAGGTGTCCGGCGCGAAGAAGGCCGCGAGCTCGTGCGCGGGCGCGACGAACTCCTCGATGAAGCGGCGGAGCGTGCGAAAGAGCCCCTCGAATTCGCCGCGCTGGTTCAGCGCCGTCACGGCGTCCGCCTCCACGCTGTAGTCCCTCAGTGGCAGGCGGCCGAGCCCCTCGGCCTTCTCCCGGACGTGCGCGAGCTGACGCGGATTGAAGTCGAAGCCCACCAGCTCCAGGTCTGGATGACGCCGCGCCAGCGTGAGGAGCGTGCAGCCTCCAGACGCCACCGTGAGCACGGCCCGCGCCTTCGTGCGTTCGACGAGCGCCAGCTCCAGCGCGGCATCCTCCCGGACGACGGCGAACTTCAAACGGTGAGACGGCGTCGAAACCGGAACAGGTTCCATGGCATGTTTCTACCTCGGAACCGCCCATGCCGCTCGCGACAGAATCCCTCACGCCCTCGAAGTTGCGCGAACTGGAGCAGGTCGACGCGCGACACGTCCCACGGCTCGCGCTCTTCCTCGTGCTCTATCTGGGCGCGGCGGCGCTGTGCGTCGCGCTCGCGGGGCGGGACACCTCCGCGCCGGGCTGGATGGCCCGCGCCCTCCTGTACGTCATCGCCGCGGCCTCATTGCATGGCATCAGCCTGTTCACGCACGAGGCCGTCCATGGCGGGCTGGCGCGGCGGCCCTGGCTGAACCGGCTGGGCGGCATCGCCTGCGCGCTGCCGGTGCTCCAGAACTACGCTGCCTACAAGGTGTTGCACCTGAAGCACCACGCCGACCTGGGCGGGGGCAAGGACCCGGACCACTACGCCAACTACACCGGCCGGCGCTGGCTGGAGTTGTTGATGCACATGGGCCGGCTGCTGCTCGGCTACCCCGCCTACATCACGATGATTCCCATCCTGGGCTGGCGGCAGGGAACGGCCGCCGAGCGGCGCTGGGTCGCCTTCGAGGTCGTCCTCGCCGGCGCCTGCGTGGCGGCCGCCGTGGCCTTCATCCCCTGGCAGGTGCTGCTCCATGCCTGGGTGGTTCCCATGCTCATCCTCAACACCCTGGTGAACGTCCGGGGCATGAGCCAGCACACGTTCCTGCCGGAGAGCAGCCACCCGGTCCGGGGATCGCGGACCATCCTGTCGAACCCGGTGACGCGCTTCTTCATGTGCAACGAGAACTACCACCTGGAGCACCACCTGTATCCCCGCGTGCCCTGGTACAACCTGCCCGAGCTGCACCGGACGCTGCGCGCGGACCTCGTCGCCCAGGGGGCGCCCTTCATCCCCTCCTACTTCTCCTTTGTCCGAGGCGTCCTCTCCGGTTCCCTCATCCAAGGGACGAAGCCCGCCACGCCCGATGCCTGAGCGGCCGTACCCGCACGAGCTCCTGCTGGCCGCGTTCGGACTCCTCCTGTCGTCCGCGCTGGCGTGGACCGCGGGCCTCAGCTCGCCCGTCACCCAGACGGTGGTTGGCGGCACGGTGCTGTTCATGGGGGCCACGGCGCTGCTGGCGCGCCTGGACGGCGTGGCCCACGTCTTCCGGGCGAGGCTGCTGCTCGCGTACGTCGCGACGTTCTTCTTCTACGCCTCCGTGAAGCAGACCGTCCCGGCGCTGGGGCTGTCGCCTCGCGACGCGTGGCTCCTCTCCGCGGACACAGCCCTGTTCGGCACCACGCCGGCCGCGTGGCTCCAGCGGTGGAGCACGCCCTGGGTCAACGAGCTCTTCAGCGCCAGCTACCTGGCGTTCCACGTCTACCTCCACCTCGCCATGGCCTGGGCGCTCGTGGGGCCGCGCGCGCGGGCCGAGCGGTTCTTCACGTCCATCTTCTCCGCCTATGTCCCGGGCATCGTCGGCTACTACCTGCTGCCCGCCGTCGGTCCCACGGCGGCCTGGCCGGAGCTGTTCACCACCGCCATCGAGGGCGGCTGGCTCACCCGGCTCAATGCGTTCGTCGTGGCGAGCGGGTCCTCCACGTATGACCTCTTCCCCAGCCTGCACACGTACATCACGCTGGTGCTGCTCGACCACGACCGGCGCCAGCACCCGCGGCGCTTCCGCCTGATGTTGCCCGTGGCCGTGGCCATCCTCATGTCCACGCTGATGCTGCGCTACCACTACGCCGTGGACCTGCTCGCGGGCGCGCTGTGGTTCCTGGCGTATCGCCTTGGCAAGGCCTGGTTTGGCCAGCCGTCCGACTCGTGAAAGACTGACTGTCTTTCAGGGGGCGTCCCGCACATGAGAGAGAAGGACACGCAGTACATCCTGGATTGGATTGCCATTCAGGAGCTGGTCGCGGAGTACGGGCAGGCCATCGACTTCGGCAAGGACACGGGTGACTGGAGCCGCTGGGTGAATGCCTTCACCCCGCAGGTGGTCGCGGACTACAGCCGGCTCTTCGGTGGCGAGCCCATCACCATCGCCCGCGAGGAGATGGGCAAGCTCGGGGGCGACGCCCTGGCCGCCTTCACCCGCGTCCAGCACGCCACGGCGAACACGGTGCGGACCCACTTCAAGAACGACACCGAGGCGCAGGTCATGGCCTATGCGGACGTGGCGCACTTCTTCACGGCCGGTGGTGTGCAGCAGGAGTGGACCGTGGTCATCCGCTACACGCACGACGTGGAGAAGACGTCCGAGGGCTGGCGCATCCGCCGCGTCATGCTGGACCCCATCCACTTCCGGGGCAACCCGGTGGGCCTGGAGCTCGTGAAGGGCAAGCGCCTCGTCTGAGGCGTCAATCCGGCGCGCGCGTCGCGGCCTCGGCTCGCAACGCGCCCGGAAGCCGCCAGGCCACCACCAGGGTGGCCAGCGTTCCGCCAGCCCCCGCCACCAGCAGCGTCACCGGGGCTGACGTCGCGTCGAGCAACAGCCCCCCGGCGACGTAGGACAGCCCCGCGGCCACGCCGATGGCCCCATAGAGATTGCCAAACACCCGGCCCCGCATCCCGGCCGGCACCCACCGCTGGATGAGGGTGTGGCAGGCGACATCCATGGCCGCGATGCCCACGCCTCGCACGGCTTGCATCGCGAGCGCCGCGGAGACGGCCCAGGCCAGGCCGGTCAGCAGGTTGCCCACGCTGCTCACCGCGAAGCCCAGCACCAGCATCACCGGCATCACCGCGCCCGCGCCCAGGCGCGCCATCAGCGCGTAGCCCGCGACCAGCCCCAGCCCCACCGCGCCCAGGAGCAGCCCCACCGCGGAGTCCCCGGCCTGGAAGGTGTCCTTCGCGAGCAGCACCAGGGCCACGTCGTCCACGCCGTTGAAGGCCACCACGGCGCAGAAGCCCAGGGCGACGACGCGGGCCACCCGGGCACGCCAGAGATAGAGCAACCCGTCCCGCGCCTGCCGGAACAAGGACACGGGCGGCGCGTCCTTCTCCCGCGCCGGTGACACGGAAGGCAGGGCCCGTAACAGCACCGCGGACAGGAGGAAGGACGCCGCGTCCACCAGCAGCACGCCGCGGAGCCCCACGAGCGGGAACATCGCCGCGGCGAGCAACGGCCCCAGCGCCTCGGCCGCCTGGGTCCCGAATCCCACGCTGGCGTTCGCCGCCTCCAGGTCCTCGCCGCGCACCAGGGCGGGCACCACCGCCCGGGAGGCCGGCTGGAACACCTGTCCGACAATCGCCCTCGCGGCCACCAGCACCAGCAGCACCGGCAGCGGCGGCAGGGTGAAGGCGATGAGCGCCAGCAGCGCGCCCTGGACCACCTCGCACAGCAGCATCACCCGCTTGAGGTCGAACCGGTCGCTGATGGCGCCCGTGAGCGGCCCCAGCAAGGCGGGTGCGAAGTCTCCCACGAGGAGCAGCACTGACACCGCCAGCGCCTGCCCCGTCTGCTCCGCGACGTACAACATGAGCGCCACCAGGCTGAGCGAGTCCCCCGTGAAGGAGATGACTCGCGCGCCCCAGAGGGCCCGGAACGCCGGGTGGCGTCGCAAGAGCCACAGGGCGCCCGTCCCGCGTCCGCTGGCGTCTGAATCACTTGCTGGAACCGACATGCGCCGCGAGTCTCCCCTGGGGAATGATGGAGCGGCGGCACCGTAGAGGAGACGCGTGGCGGGCTTCAATTCCCCCCGGGCGCCGCCGATATACGAGACAGGCGCCCACCGTTCCTTCGCGGGCGACCGCCTCACCACCACACCCCGAAAGAGAGCACTGACATGAGGATGCCTGAAAGCAACGCCAGGTCCCCGCTCGCCCGATGGTTGCTCGCGGCGGCCTGTGCGTTCCACTCCGCATGCGGGGACGACCCACCCTCCCCTCCCACCGAGCCACCGCCGCCGCAGGCCCTGGACTGGTGCCCCCACGTCACGCCCGGCGTCGCGAGCTCGTCCTCGTCCTCGTCCGCGCTGGCGATGTCCGAGGCCCACGCCCTGGTCCGCTTCTTCAGCCCCGGGAGCAGCTATCGGGAAATCGACACGGCGCTCACCACCGCCCTGGAGGGGACCACGGTGGATTGGAACGGCGTGGCGCGGGCCTACGCGGAGGCGCTGGATTCCGTCTGTGCCCATGACGCCACCGCCACCGCGCCCCTCCCCGCCGCGCAGGTCGAGCAGGCCGACACGGTCGCCATCCTCCGTCCCGGCACGGGCGAGCTCGTCCTTCCCGCCGGCACGCGGGCCGTCGCCATCGACCTGCGCGGCCTGCCGGACGCGCCAGGGCTGGAGGAGGCCCTGGCCCACGCCATCGCCGTCGTCAGCAACCGGCCCATCCCTCGCGTCTCGGCGCGCGTGCGCGTCCATGACGGCATGACGGACGAGCACAACGCCCAGAACGTCTACAGCAACTCCACGGCCCTCCTGGCCGCGCCGGACTACGCCGCCTCGGGAGCGGCGGACCTGCCCGTC
Proteins encoded in this window:
- a CDS encoding fatty acid desaturase family protein, which encodes MPLATESLTPSKLRELEQVDARHVPRLALFLVLYLGAAALCVALAGRDTSAPGWMARALLYVIAAASLHGISLFTHEAVHGGLARRPWLNRLGGIACALPVLQNYAAYKVLHLKHHADLGGGKDPDHYANYTGRRWLELLMHMGRLLLGYPAYITMIPILGWRQGTAAERRWVAFEVVLAGACVAAAVAFIPWQVLLHAWVVPMLILNTLVNVRGMSQHTFLPESSHPVRGSRTILSNPVTRFFMCNENYHLEHHLYPRVPWYNLPELHRTLRADLVAQGAPFIPSYFSFVRGVLSGSLIQGTKPATPDA
- a CDS encoding TenA family transcriptional regulator, translating into MGAPSLVRNLKLRQHIASLKAEWSALELPYLRALREGSFSREDFVETQLQFLAAVAHFPRPMAMLASRLPTSAQRLPLVENIFDEHGRGALAQGHERTFRLLLSRLGVAPARVEQHVPWPEVRAFNVALTGISAFEGPLTGLAVFGIIEDLFSGISLELGRGIVARGWLGAGEVVHYPTHADLDEQHAEGFYQQLDAPYGTDAGAAVEIEQGLALGGHLFLGMYDGLFRARHRRWG
- a CDS encoding DUF3419 family protein — its product is MEPVPVSTPSHRLKFAVVREDAALELALVERTKARAVLTVASGGCTLLTLARRHPDLELVGFDFNPRQLAHVREKAEGLGRLPLRDYSVEADAVTALNQRGEFEGLFRTLRRFIEEFVAPAHELAAFFAPDTSISRRRAALARWFASPYWPVAFELALAAPLLNAMFGPAATQHAEPGSYPGYFQAVFERGLQRQDAPRNPFLQHVLLGGYLREDAPEYLRAEAPVALSLIQGSLPDVPRLGRFDVISLSNIFDWSEDALVAEWAAVLMREAKPGCAILLRQLNNRRDLRRFFQPAFTFDDALGAELLARDRSLFYERIEVGFRQPRQAP
- a CDS encoding N-acetyltransferase — its product is MSDVRFVVVRPDTLGPYVERLRKLERDILYPLADGADHFFIDHGAGYHPFFSSMGEAYFLLALRGDTLLGSVTGVLRPVGHGARTVAALYICDLKLAKPARGSGLSTRLLLQGLKHLFLIPPLRRIRFLYGAAMRGARGDVMRIARGWNPLRMGRPASRLALYFVPPSRLAALETGRAPPRPVSEGLRLGPSSGRRLEGAGWCSTAGAKDLQRLSTGRPWPLVHLAAPPGAWTHGWGEYLRACGVELAALGGETLACFSIDERLEDHVHWLRAAGIAPDSVCTVYSLDLSFPSRAPAWVHLPSSEI
- a CDS encoding thioredoxin domain-containing protein; this encodes MATPPASPDTSNRLAREPSPYLRQHAHNPVDWFPWGEEALARAKAENKPILLSVGYSACHWCHVMAHESFESPETARLMNEGFINIKVDREERPDLDQIYQGVVQLMGQGGGWPLTVFLTPDLKPFYGGTYFPPQDRYGRPGFPRLLGALRDAWENKQDEVQRQAAQFEEGLGELATYGLDAAPSALTAADVVAMGQGMAKQVDPAHGGFGGAPKFPNPMNFALMLRAWRRGGGAPLKDAVFLTLERMALGGIYDQLGGGFHRYSVDARWRVPHFEKMLYDNAQLLHLYAQAQQVEPRPLWRKVVEETVAYVRREMTDAGGGFYAAQDADSEGEEGKFFVWRPEEVRAALPEAQAELVLRHFGIKPEGNFEHGATVLEVVVPVAELARERGLSEDAVARELAAARQTLFEARERRVKPGRDDKLLSGWNGLMIRGLALAARVFERPEWATWAAEAADFVLAKAWDGTRLARSYQEGQARIDGFLEDYGDLASGLTALYQATFDVKYLEAADALVRRAVALFWDAEKAAYLTAPRGQKDLVVATYGLFDNASPSGASTMTEAQVELAALTGDKQHLELPERYVARMREGLVRNAMGYGYLGLAADALLEGAAAVTVAGASDDVAPLCAAVDHAFAPTVALSWKAPGQPVPALLQATFEGREPVKGRAAAYLCRGFVCELPVTEPDVLAQRLAALTGP